The following is a genomic window from Marinococcus sp. PL1-022.
AATGCGGTAATCATCCTGAATCATGCCGTCTTCCATAAATCTGGCTTCGTCCTGAACCCCCATGCCGTTTTCAGAAATGAACGACGGGATATTGCCGTAGTTATCCCGGAGATTGATCATAATGTCGTAGACACCCTTCGGATAAATTTCCCATCCGCGGTACGGATTCATCTTCCGGCCGGGCATTTCGTAATGATCGAAAAACCACTCGGGCAGTATTGGAGCGCTTGGATTCGGAAGGTTTTCCTTCGCTTTGACCCGGCGCGGCTGATAGTAGTTCACACCCAGCAGGTCGACTTTTCCTTCTTTGATCAGCTCTTTATCCCCGCCTTCTGTGTCCGGAAGCATGCCGTGCTCCCCGAGCAGGTCAATCAGCTCTTGAGGATACTCCCCGAGCACCGTTGGATCGAGAAAGCTCCGGTTAAAAAATAAATCAGCAATCCGGGAAGCCTTCAGATCTGCCGGATGGCTGCTTCTTGGATAAGAAGGGGTCAGGTTCAAAATAATGCCAATTTCCCCGCCGGCCCGGTCCTTTTCACGAAAGGCTTTCACCGCGAACACGTGGGACAGGAGGGTATGATAGCCCACCTGGGCCGCCCGCTTCATGTCGACGACGTTAGGATAATGAAAGTCGTACATGTAGCCGCCCTCCACCGGAACAATCGGTTCGTTGTGCGTAAACCATTTTTTCACCCGGTCGCCGAACAGATCAAAGCAGATGCCGGCATAACGGCCAAAGCATTCCGCTGTCTCCCTGTTCTCCCAGCCGCCAATCTCCTGCATCGCCATCGGCATATCGAAATGATATAAACAGACAAATGGCTCCACGCCCTGTTCAATCATTTCGTTGATAACATTGTTATAAAAATCAACAGCTTCCTGGTTCACTTCCCCAGAGCCGTCCGGGATCAGCCGGGACCAGGAGATCGACAAGCGAAAGGAATTAAAATTAATGTCCTTCATCCGGGCAATGTCTTCTTTGTACTGGTGATAAAAATCGGATGTGGTGCCAGGACCGACTCCGTTAAAAAAACGATTCGGCTCTTCTTCAAACCATTGATCCCAAATATTTTTCCCTTTGCCGCCTTCATTCGCGGCGCCTTCAATCTGAGTGGCGGATGTGGCCGCCCCCCACCAGAATCCTTTTGGAAACGTGAACTTCTCTGCCATAGATGGTACCTCCTAAAATGGTTGTGCCTGTATATGTTTTACAACAAGCAGGGCCCCGGCCTGTTTTTTTCTTTCGGCCGGGTCCCTCTTTATGCTTACCGGGTGCGGTACACTTCCACGATCTCTTCAGCCAGGTCTCTGACCGTCATAGAGGTCATCAAATGATCCTGCGAATGAATAAGCATGACATTAACGGAAAAATCCTCGCCGCTTGCTTCTTTCGTGAGCAGGTTGGTCTGGTAGGAATGTGCTTTCCCGAGCTCTTCTCCTGCTTCCTTGATCAGCTCTTCGGCGCGGTCGAAATTTCCGGCCTTCGCTTCCTGGATCGCTTCCATGGCGTTTGCCTTGCCGTTACCAGCGTATAATATAATCTGAAACGCGGTTTCTGTTAACGCTTCCATATTCTCCACTCCTATTCTGATTTAACCGCTTTTTTGCTTGTTGTCTGCATTTGTCGTTTCTTTTTCTCCTTCTACTTCATTCCGGACATACTGACGGTCCAGAATCCGCAGGAACGGGAACCAGATGATAAACACCACGGCCAGGTTAAACAGCTGCAGGACAGCTCCCTGCCAGGCGTTCCCGGTAGCCAGAAATCCGCTTAAGAAAATCGGGGTGGTCCACGGAACGATGATTCCTGCCGGCTTTGGCACCAGACCGATCGACATCGTTACATACGTTATGACTGCAATCACGACCGGAGCCACCAGCCACGGAATCAATACCAATGGATTCATGATGATCGGCAGGCCGAAAATAATCGGTTCGTTGACGTTAAAGAATCCCGGGGGACCGCCAACCTTGCCGAGCTGCTTCGCCTGTTTGCTGCGTGCGAGCATGAACAGCCAGAGCACAATCGCAAGCGTCATACCGGAGCCGCCCATCCCTACAATAAATGTATCAATAAATTGTTTGGTGACAACATTCGGAAGCGCTTCTCCTGCCTGGAACGCCTGAAAGTTCTGGTCGTTCAGCGCGTACCAGATCGGGTCGAACACGGAGTTAACCAGAATCTGCCCGTGCAGGCCGAAAAACCAGAATATCTGAATCATAAGAACAGCTATGATCGTAGCCGGAAGCCCGCTGCCAAGCGCTGTTAATGGCTCCTGTAAAACGGTATAAATAAAGTTCTGGGCAGATTCAAACGGGGTAAGGCTGAACAAAATACGGATAGCGAGAAATACCGATAAGGTCAGGGCGATAGGGATCAGCGCACTGAAGGATCTCGAGACCGCGTCCGGAACCCCGGCCGGCATTTTAATTGTCAGGTTTTTCTGTACGAAGTAGCGGTACAGCTCGGCCGCGAGAAACGCGGTCAGTATACCGACGAACATGCCCTCGGCCCCGAGAGTGGCCGTTGGAATAACTCCTTCCACGTCCTCGAAGGTCTGCGGGGTTAAAATGATGAAACCCGCCAGGGCGACCATCCCGCCGTAGAGTGCTTCCACGCCGTACGAGGCAGTTAATTTATACCCTATACCGACGATAACAAAAAGCCCCATAATACTGAGCGTTGATGCTGAAGCCGGACCAAGCGCTGCCTGATAGGCTGCATAGGCGTCTTCGCCAATCAGCTGGTCCAGAAAAGGAAAATTGGCGATAACAACAAAGATGGAACCAAAAATGATTAACGGCAGGGCAATCAAAAACCCGTCGCGCAAAGCCGTCAGATGACGGTTGTTATTTAGTTTTTCTGCAATCGGCATTAGAATATTTTCCAATACCTCCATAAATCGATTCATGTGTCTCCCCCCTATTTTTGCTCGTTTAACAGCTTCATGGCGTGATCAAGTACCGCTTTTCCGTCTACACGTCCGTAAGCAACGGAATCAATAATATCAAGCGGAATTCCCTGCTCGTCGGCTACCTTGCCAAATTTTTTCTTCATAAAGCGCATCTGCGGGCCGATCAAAAGTACATCAGCCTTTTTGATTTCTTCCGGTGCTTTATCCTGGGCTGCTGCCCATATTTCCGCCTGGACACCCTGTTCATCGGCTGCTTCTTTCATTTTTGAAACAAGAAGACTTGTCGACATTCCGGCGGAGCATGCTAATAAAATATTCATTGATATTCCTCCAATTAAAATAAAATGATGTGCGGTTGATATATTCAATATAATAAAATAGCGCTTTCATAGATAGAGAATGTTCTTCCGTTAGGAAGCGGAAATGATTTGCACTTCTTTCCTGCTTCTTTTGTGCTACTTTTATAGTATCCCTAATTACGCACTGTAGACTATGCATTTTTTCTACAGCGCTTACATACGTGTTCACCTTTAAGGGGGGAAGAGATATGACTACACGGAGCAACAGCATTTTAAGAGAATTAGTTGCGAGCGGCGTCCCGGTGACCGGAAGCTATCTGGCGTCCTTGCGCCAGGTGTCGAGCCGGACCATCCGGGAGGACATCAAAGGACTTCAGACAACGCTTCAGTCGCACGGGGCAGAAATTGAAGCTATTAAAGGAAAGGGATACCAGCTGAAAATCATCGACAATGATAAGTTCCGGGCATATGTGAAGGAGTATCTGCAGCCGGCAGCCCCTGATTCCCAGGCTCTTCCCAGCCTGCCCGAAGAACGGGTTTCGTATCTGATCCAGCGGCTGCTTCTTGCCAGTTCCTTCATCAAGCTGGATGAACTTGCCAATGAGATGTTTGTAAGCCGCTCCACAGTACAGAACGATCTGAAAAAGGTAAGGGAGATTTTAAAGGAGTATAATATTGCTCTTGAACGGACCGCCAATGACGGCCTCCATCTCCAGGGGAGCGAGATGCAGATGCGTTTTTGCATCGCTGAATATATTTTCGACCGGCAGAATGAGCAGCCGCGCCACGATCAGTCGCTGCCTTTTCTTCACCTTTCCGAACAGGAAAGAAAAAGCATCTGGAACACTATTTTAAGGCAGATTAAAATTCAGCATATTTCTTTATCCGATATTGCCCTGCACAATTTATTTAACCATATTCTGATTGCCTATCAGCGCATTCAGGACGAGTACTACGTATCAATGTATCACGCAGAATTTGATGAACTGATACAAAAGCGTGAATACCAGGTAGCCAAAAATATCGTTGAAGAAATCAATAAGACCTGGCAGGTGTCGTTTCCGCAGGAAGAAATTGCCTATATTACGCTTCATCTGCTTGGCACCCGACTGTTCGACAACGAAGATGGCACCGTTGAAACGGTAAGGAACTCTCTCGATACCGATACGTACGATATGGTCACTTTTTTGCTCGCTCATATCGACAAGGAGCTGCATCTGAAGCTTCAAAACGATCAGGAGCTTATCGTTGCCCTTGCTCTTCATCTGCAGCCGGCCATCAGCCGGTTCCGGTACAATATGAACGTTCGCAATCCTATGCTTGCCGATATTAAAGCCAACTATCCGCTCGCCTTTGAAGCCGGGGTCGTCGCCGGCATCGCTCTTGAAGAGCATTACGATATCCGTATTGATGAAAATGAAATAGGCTACCTGGCTCTTCATATCGGTGCCGCGCTTGAACGCAGTAAAATGGAAACGACGCCTGCCCGATGCCTGATTGTCTGCGCCTCCGGCCGCGGAAGCGCCCAGCTGCTCTACTACCGGCTCCAGGCCAAATTCGGAAGACGGCTTCACATTCAGGGAACAACAGAATATTACCGTCTGCGGGAGATGAATTTTGATCATATCGACGTCATTATCAGCTCGGTCCCGATTTACGATGACCTGCCTGTCCCGGTGCTTCAGGTAAATACGATTCTAAGCGAAACTGACCTTCGCACCATCGAGGGCTTTATTTCCAGAGAGCCTGCTGTTCGTACGTATTTACGGGAGTCTCTCGTTTTTTTACACCAGCCTTTTTCCACTACTCGGCAGATACTCACGTTTTTCGAACGGGAGCTGTCTGCCCGGCACTTAATTGATGATGGTTTTCTCGATTCTGTCCTTGAACGGGAGAATGTGGCTTCGACTGCCTTTGGCAACCTTGTCGCCATCCCCCATCCGGTCACGCCTAAGACAGAGGAGACCTTTTTAGCCTTTTGTACGCTCGATAAACCTGTTCGCTGGGGGGAACGGCCTGTTCAACTGGTGTGCCTGTTGAATGTAAAAAAAGACAGCACCGAAGACCTTCAGGAAATGTACGAGCTGCTCGGGCGAGTGATTGAACAGCCGAAATTAATTCAAAGGCTGTTAAAAGCAGAAACCGCTGAAGGGTTTCTCCAGCTCCTCGCATCCTCCTGATTTGATCAGGCAGAGAGAATGAATCCTCTCTGCCTTTTTCCTTCCTGAAAAACGATTTTCGTAAATTATTCACATCCTTTCCTCCTTTTCGAACGTATTCTTTGGTATAAAGGAAGAAGACGTCTATAATTACGTTCTCGTTCATATAAAAGGAGGAAAAACCTATGCGCCGTTTAATCGCCTGCTTAGCCGCCGGCTTTCTGCTTTCGCCCGCAGTGGCTGAAGCACATACACACCTCGAAGGCTCCGATCCTGAAGACGGAGCCACAGTGGAAGCACCCGAAGACATCATGTTTTATTTTGACGGTCCTATTGAAGACTACAACGGGGTTACGGTCAAAGATGCAGAAGGAAATGACGTGGAAACCGCTGATGTTTCCATCGAGCCTGAAGACCAATTGAATGTGACAATGGAAGAGCCGCTTGAGGCTGGAGAATACGAAGCCTCTTTTGATATTGTCAGTGAAGACGGCCATATTATGGAGGACAGCTCTTCCTTTACTGTAGAAGAAGCAGCCGAAGAAGAAGCAGCGACCTCCAACGACAACTCCTCTTCTGAAAACAATGCGGAAGGAGCGGAGGAAAACGCCGACGGTGAAACCGAAAGCGCCATTAATGAAGAAGAAGCCGGCTCCGGGTTCGGCATAACCATTGGAGTGATCGGCCTGGGTCTCGTCGTCGCCATTGTGGCCCTGTTCCTGTTCCGCCTTAAACGCCGGACATGATTCTTGCAGCAGGTAACGCTCTGCAGTATTTGTTTTTCGCTGTACTCGCCGGTACGCTTTTGCTTCAGCTTATCCCGGCAACGCACCGGCCGGCTCTTTCCATCCCGTTTTTCGTTCCTGCAGCCACCGCAGCCCTCCTGCCCGTCGTTTCCTTCGTGCCCATCGCTCAGCTCACACGCACGATAGCTTCGGGCAGGGACATGCCTTTTTTCGGCGCCCTTGAGCGCATATTGTTCCAGTACGAAGTAGGCCAGAGCTGGGTAGTGCTGTTTGTGCTGAGCTTTTTTCTGCTCGGGATATTTATTCTTTTCTTTCATTCCACCGGCATGCCGCGCGCTGCCGCCGTCGTCGGCCTCGTTCTTGTCATGGGAAAGATTGGTGCTCTGGGAGCATCCGGCCACGCTGCCAATGCGATTCCGCTCATCGGCGGAACTCTTCATTTTTTCCATCTGCTTGCCGTGAGTCTTTGGATCGGCACGCTGTTGATGGTCAGCTGGTTTGGTGTTTCCTATAAGCAATGGGCTTCTTTTCTGGAGTGGTTCACTCTGATCGCCGTCATGTGTGTCATTATTATCGCCTTTACCGGCATAATTATGGGGCAGCTGCTGACAGACCCATTTATCGGTTCATGGGCTCTTCCATACGGAGAAGCTCTCATATGGAAGCATTTGTTTTATATTGTTATCCTTACGTTTGCACTTTTTAACGGAATATTCATCCGCAGGCGCCTGCAGCAGGTCACGGATTACAACCCGCGGCAGTGGCTTCGGGCAGAAAGCCTGACCGCCGTACTTATCTTTGTCATTACCGCTTTTATGACCGAACAGGAGCCAGGCGGCAGTCTGAATTATGAAAATCCGGCCTTTTTGTTTCATGTGCTCTACCCTGCCTCCATACCGGACAGCGCTTCCTTTCAGCTGCAGCTGCATCCCATCACCATTTTAAGCGTGCTGTTATCCTTTGGGTTTCTATACCTTATGGTGCAGAGCTTTCATCGCGGACGCTCGCCGTTCAGCGTTTTCATTCTCGGCTGTATGTTTGTGCTGAGTGCCTACACCGGTCTTGTGTATATTCTCGATTTCGCCTGAGCAGGCATTCTGCCCAAGCGCTCATGGAAATGTTCATGAGTGCTT
Proteins encoded in this region:
- a CDS encoding glycoside hydrolase family 1 protein, translated to MAEKFTFPKGFWWGAATSATQIEGAANEGGKGKNIWDQWFEEEPNRFFNGVGPGTTSDFYHQYKEDIARMKDINFNSFRLSISWSRLIPDGSGEVNQEAVDFYNNVINEMIEQGVEPFVCLYHFDMPMAMQEIGGWENRETAECFGRYAGICFDLFGDRVKKWFTHNEPIVPVEGGYMYDFHYPNVVDMKRAAQVGYHTLLSHVFAVKAFREKDRAGGEIGIILNLTPSYPRSSHPADLKASRIADLFFNRSFLDPTVLGEYPQELIDLLGEHGMLPDTEGGDKELIKEGKVDLLGVNYYQPRRVKAKENLPNPSAPILPEWFFDHYEMPGRKMNPYRGWEIYPKGVYDIMINLRDNYGNIPSFISENGMGVQDEARFMEDGMIQDDYRIEFIQDHLEWLHRAIEEGANAKGYHLWSFIDNWSWANAYKNRYGYFSVNIDTQERTPKKSAYWITDVSKNNGFEK
- a CDS encoding PTS lactose/cellobiose transporter subunit IIA, whose protein sequence is MEALTETAFQIILYAGNGKANAMEAIQEAKAGNFDRAEELIKEAGEELGKAHSYQTNLLTKEASGEDFSVNVMLIHSQDHLMTSMTVRDLAEEIVEVYRTR
- the celB gene encoding PTS cellobiose transporter subunit IIC — protein: MNRFMEVLENILMPIAEKLNNNRHLTALRDGFLIALPLIIFGSIFVVIANFPFLDQLIGEDAYAAYQAALGPASASTLSIMGLFVIVGIGYKLTASYGVEALYGGMVALAGFIILTPQTFEDVEGVIPTATLGAEGMFVGILTAFLAAELYRYFVQKNLTIKMPAGVPDAVSRSFSALIPIALTLSVFLAIRILFSLTPFESAQNFIYTVLQEPLTALGSGLPATIIAVLMIQIFWFFGLHGQILVNSVFDPIWYALNDQNFQAFQAGEALPNVVTKQFIDTFIVGMGGSGMTLAIVLWLFMLARSKQAKQLGKVGGPPGFFNVNEPIIFGLPIIMNPLVLIPWLVAPVVIAVITYVTMSIGLVPKPAGIIVPWTTPIFLSGFLATGNAWQGAVLQLFNLAVVFIIWFPFLRILDRQYVRNEVEGEKETTNADNKQKSG
- a CDS encoding PTS sugar transporter subunit IIB, with the translated sequence MNILLACSAGMSTSLLVSKMKEAADEQGVQAEIWAAAQDKAPEEIKKADVLLIGPQMRFMKKKFGKVADEQGIPLDIIDSVAYGRVDGKAVLDHAMKLLNEQK
- a CDS encoding BglG family transcription antiterminator, whose protein sequence is MTTRSNSILRELVASGVPVTGSYLASLRQVSSRTIREDIKGLQTTLQSHGAEIEAIKGKGYQLKIIDNDKFRAYVKEYLQPAAPDSQALPSLPEERVSYLIQRLLLASSFIKLDELANEMFVSRSTVQNDLKKVREILKEYNIALERTANDGLHLQGSEMQMRFCIAEYIFDRQNEQPRHDQSLPFLHLSEQERKSIWNTILRQIKIQHISLSDIALHNLFNHILIAYQRIQDEYYVSMYHAEFDELIQKREYQVAKNIVEEINKTWQVSFPQEEIAYITLHLLGTRLFDNEDGTVETVRNSLDTDTYDMVTFLLAHIDKELHLKLQNDQELIVALALHLQPAISRFRYNMNVRNPMLADIKANYPLAFEAGVVAGIALEEHYDIRIDENEIGYLALHIGAALERSKMETTPARCLIVCASGRGSAQLLYYRLQAKFGRRLHIQGTTEYYRLREMNFDHIDVIISSVPIYDDLPVPVLQVNTILSETDLRTIEGFISREPAVRTYLRESLVFLHQPFSTTRQILTFFERELSARHLIDDGFLDSVLERENVASTAFGNLVAIPHPVTPKTEETFLAFCTLDKPVRWGERPVQLVCLLNVKKDSTEDLQEMYELLGRVIEQPKLIQRLLKAETAEGFLQLLASS
- a CDS encoding copper resistance protein CopC, with the protein product MRRLIACLAAGFLLSPAVAEAHTHLEGSDPEDGATVEAPEDIMFYFDGPIEDYNGVTVKDAEGNDVETADVSIEPEDQLNVTMEEPLEAGEYEASFDIVSEDGHIMEDSSSFTVEEAAEEEAATSNDNSSSENNAEGAEENADGETESAINEEEAGSGFGITIGVIGLGLVVAIVALFLFRLKRRT
- a CDS encoding copper resistance D family protein, translated to MILAAGNALQYLFFAVLAGTLLLQLIPATHRPALSIPFFVPAATAALLPVVSFVPIAQLTRTIASGRDMPFFGALERILFQYEVGQSWVVLFVLSFFLLGIFILFFHSTGMPRAAAVVGLVLVMGKIGALGASGHAANAIPLIGGTLHFFHLLAVSLWIGTLLMVSWFGVSYKQWASFLEWFTLIAVMCVIIIAFTGIIMGQLLTDPFIGSWALPYGEALIWKHLFYIVILTFALFNGIFIRRRLQQVTDYNPRQWLRAESLTAVLIFVITAFMTEQEPGGSLNYENPAFLFHVLYPASIPDSASFQLQLHPITILSVLLSFGFLYLMVQSFHRGRSPFSVFILGCMFVLSAYTGLVYILDFA